One window of the Streptococcus parasanguinis ATCC 15912 genome contains the following:
- the glnA gene encoding type I glutamate--ammonia ligase, producing the protein MSITAADIRREVKEKNVTFIRLMFSDILGTMKNVEIPATDEQLDKVLSNKAMFDGSSIEGFVRINESDMYLYPDLDTWTVFPWGDENGSVAGLICDVYTTEGKPFAGDPRGNLKRALRHMEELGFKSFNLGPEPEFFLFKLDENGDPTLEVNDKGGYFDLAPTDLADNTRREIVNVLTKMGFEVEASHHEVAVGQHEIDFKYDEVLRACDKIQIFKLVVKTIARKHGLYATFMAKPKFGIAGSGMHCNMSLFDQDGNNAFFDPEDPKGMQLSETAYHFLGGLIKHAYNFTAVTNPTVNSYKRLVPGYEAPVYIAWAGRNRSPLVRVPASRGMGTRLELRSVDPMANPYVALAVLLEVGLHGIENKIEAPAPIEENIYVMTPEERRAAGITDLPSTLHNALKALTEDEVVKAALGEHIYTSFLEAKRIEWASYATFVSQWEVDNYLDLY; encoded by the coding sequence ATGTCAATTACTGCTGCAGATATTCGCCGTGAAGTAAAAGAAAAAAATGTTACTTTTATTCGCTTGATGTTCTCTGATATTTTGGGAACCATGAAGAACGTCGAAATTCCAGCTACCGATGAGCAACTGGACAAGGTTCTTTCAAATAAAGCCATGTTTGATGGTTCTTCTATCGAAGGATTTGTCCGTATCAACGAGTCAGATATGTATCTTTACCCAGATTTAGATACATGGACAGTCTTCCCTTGGGGAGATGAAAATGGTAGCGTAGCTGGCTTGATCTGTGATGTCTATACGACTGAAGGGAAACCATTTGCGGGCGACCCACGTGGCAACTTAAAACGTGCCCTTCGTCATATGGAAGAACTTGGATTCAAATCCTTTAACCTTGGTCCAGAACCAGAATTCTTCCTCTTCAAGTTGGACGAAAATGGAGATCCAACTCTTGAAGTAAACGACAAAGGTGGCTATTTTGACTTGGCTCCAACAGACCTTGCAGATAACACTCGTCGTGAAATCGTAAATGTCTTGACCAAGATGGGCTTTGAAGTAGAAGCCAGTCACCACGAAGTAGCCGTTGGTCAGCATGAAATCGACTTTAAGTATGACGAAGTTCTTCGCGCTTGTGACAAGATCCAAATCTTTAAACTCGTTGTGAAGACCATCGCCCGTAAACACGGCTTGTATGCAACCTTTATGGCCAAACCAAAATTTGGAATTGCCGGATCAGGTATGCACTGTAATATGTCTCTCTTTGACCAAGATGGCAACAATGCCTTCTTTGATCCAGAAGATCCAAAGGGTATGCAATTGTCAGAAACAGCTTATCACTTCTTGGGTGGCTTGATCAAGCATGCATATAACTTTACAGCGGTGACCAACCCAACCGTCAACTCTTATAAACGTTTGGTTCCTGGATATGAAGCACCTGTTTATATCGCTTGGGCAGGCCGCAACCGTTCCCCATTGGTACGTGTGCCAGCATCACGTGGTATGGGAACTCGTTTGGAATTACGCTCCGTAGACCCAATGGCCAATCCTTATGTAGCCTTGGCAGTCTTGCTTGAAGTTGGCCTTCACGGGATTGAAAATAAAATCGAAGCACCTGCTCCGATCGAAGAAAATATCTATGTGATGACACCGGAAGAACGTAGAGCAGCTGGAATCACAGATCTTCCTTCTACCCTTCACAATGCCTTGAAAGCCTTGACAGAAGACGAAGTGGTGAAAGCTGCCTTGGGTGAACACATCTACACCAGCTTCCTTGAAGCCAAACGAATCGAATGGGCAAGCTATGCGACCTTCGTATCTCAATGGGAAGTAGACAACTATTTAGATCTTTATTAA
- a CDS encoding MerR family transcriptional regulator has protein sequence MKEKELRRSLAVFPIGSVMKLTDLTARQIRYYEDQGLISPDRTEGNRRMYSLDDMDRLLEIKDYISDGFNIADIKKKYAEKEQEQTKVVSQEEIRKALHRDIIQQSRFTSSPSPYGQFR, from the coding sequence ATGAAGGAAAAGGAATTACGACGCTCGCTGGCAGTCTTTCCGATTGGCAGTGTTATGAAGCTGACCGACTTGACAGCTCGCCAGATTCGTTATTATGAAGATCAGGGATTGATTTCTCCTGATCGGACAGAAGGCAATCGCCGCATGTATTCGTTGGACGATATGGACCGCCTGCTTGAGATCAAAGATTATATCTCAGATGGCTTCAATATTGCGGATATTAAGAAGAAATATGCGGAAAAAGAGCAAGAGCAAACCAAGGTTGTCAGTCAAGAAGAGATCCGTAAGGCTCTTCATCGTGACATTATTCAGCAAAGTCGCTTCACATCTTCCCCATCGCCATATGGTCAATTTCGTTGA
- a CDS encoding FUSC family protein: MDYFKRHKFDWSKFRLGMRTFKTGIAVFIVLLIFGIFGWRGLQIGTLTAVFSLREDFDKSVYFGASRVMGNSIGGFYAVLFFLLKTLFHGAYWVTLIFVPIATMLTIMTNVAMNNKAGIIGGVSAMLIITLSIPNGETFLYVFARIFETFIGVFVAILVNSDVDRIRDFLKKHKKPM; this comes from the coding sequence ATGGATTACTTTAAACGACACAAATTTGATTGGTCCAAATTCCGTTTGGGGATGAGAACCTTTAAAACAGGGATTGCCGTTTTTATTGTACTACTTATTTTTGGAATATTTGGCTGGCGAGGCCTTCAGATCGGGACTTTGACAGCTGTTTTTAGTTTGAGGGAAGACTTTGATAAGAGTGTCTACTTCGGGGCTTCGCGTGTCATGGGCAACAGTATCGGAGGTTTTTATGCCGTATTGTTCTTCCTTTTAAAAACGCTCTTTCATGGGGCGTATTGGGTGACTCTTATTTTTGTACCTATTGCGACCATGTTAACCATTATGACAAATGTCGCTATGAATAATAAAGCAGGAATTATCGGAGGAGTTTCGGCAATGCTGATCATTACCCTCTCAATTCCTAACGGAGAAACCTTCTTGTATGTTTTTGCCCGAATATTTGAGACCTTTATTGGCGTTTTCGTTGCGATTTTGGTCAATTCGGATGTGGATCGCATTCGCGATTTTCTCAAGAAACACAAAAAACCTATGTAA
- a CDS encoding phosphoglycerate kinase, producing the protein MAKLTVKDVDLKGKKVLVRVDFNVPVKDGVITNDNRITAALPTIKYILEQGGRAILFSHLGRVKEEADKEGKSLAPVAADLAAKLGQEVKFIPGVTRGAELEAAVNALEDGQVLLVENTRFEDVDGKKESKNDPELGKYWASLGDGVFVNDAFGTAHRAHASNVGISANVDKAVAGFLLENEIAYIKEAVEAPERPFVAILGGSKVSDKIGVIENLLEKADKVLIGGGMTYTFYKAQGIEIGNSLVEEDKLDVAKALLEKSNGKLILPVDSKEANAFADYTEVKDTEGEAVDPGFLGLDIGPKSIAKFDQELTGAKTVVWNGPMGVFENPDFQAGTIGVMDAIVKQPGVKSIIGGGDSAAAAINLGRADKFSWISTGGGASMELLEGKELPGLAALTDK; encoded by the coding sequence ATGGCAAAATTGACTGTTAAAGACGTTGACTTGAAAGGGAAAAAAGTTCTCGTTCGTGTTGACTTCAACGTTCCTGTAAAAGATGGCGTGATCACTAACGATAACCGTATCACTGCAGCTCTTCCAACTATCAAGTACATCCTTGAACAAGGTGGACGTGCAATCCTCTTCTCTCACCTTGGACGTGTAAAAGAAGAAGCAGATAAAGAAGGTAAATCACTTGCTCCTGTAGCTGCTGACTTGGCTGCTAAATTGGGTCAAGAAGTTAAATTTATCCCAGGTGTTACACGTGGTGCTGAATTGGAAGCAGCTGTTAACGCTCTTGAAGATGGACAAGTTCTCTTGGTTGAAAACACTCGTTTCGAAGATGTTGATGGCAAGAAAGAATCTAAAAACGATCCTGAACTTGGTAAATACTGGGCATCACTTGGAGATGGTGTCTTCGTAAACGATGCATTCGGTACTGCTCACCGTGCACACGCATCTAACGTTGGTATCTCTGCAAACGTTGATAAAGCTGTTGCTGGATTCCTTCTTGAAAATGAAATTGCTTACATCAAAGAAGCAGTTGAAGCTCCAGAACGTCCATTCGTAGCTATCCTTGGTGGATCTAAAGTATCTGACAAGATCGGTGTTATCGAAAACTTGCTTGAAAAAGCTGATAAAGTCCTTATTGGTGGTGGGATGACTTACACATTCTACAAAGCACAAGGTATCGAAATCGGTAACTCACTTGTAGAAGAAGATAAATTGGATGTGGCGAAAGCTCTTCTTGAAAAATCAAACGGCAAATTGATCTTGCCAGTTGACTCAAAAGAAGCGAACGCATTTGCTGACTACACTGAAGTGAAAGACACTGAAGGTGAAGCAGTAGATCCAGGATTCCTTGGTCTTGATATCGGTCCTAAATCAATCGCTAAATTCGACCAAGAATTGACTGGTGCGAAAACAGTTGTATGGAACGGACCTATGGGTGTATTTGAAAACCCTGACTTCCAAGCTGGTACAATCGGTGTGATGGACGCTATCGTGAAACAACCAGGCGTTAAATCAATCATCGGTGGTGGTGACTCAGCTGCTGCTGCGATCAACCTTGGCCGTGCAGACAAATTCTCATGGATCTCTACTGGTGGTGGTGCTTCTATGGAACTCCTTGAAGGTAAAGAACTTCCAGGATTGGCTGCTCTTACAGATAAATAA